A portion of the Vanessa atalanta chromosome 14, ilVanAtal1.2, whole genome shotgun sequence genome contains these proteins:
- the LOC125068608 gene encoding uncharacterized protein LOC125068608 isoform X1: MYMSGFFIISSELSARMTPQEERESSRGAEIADAFEDDMFGPSRTEPAAARPKLSMISARLRANEERKRVIEICSQKLENIEDPARDLRRSVCINNTYCRLSEEARKEKEARRRRAREECDDSWIGKKARRAVEDECLALLDAIPELGDANLGCAQLARQMQDGSRQDALLPPGLLTVLDS; the protein is encoded by the coding sequence AATGACACCGCAAGAGGAGCGGGAGAGCTCGCGAGGAGCGGAGATTGCAGACGCTTTTGAGGACGACATGTTCGGTCCGTCGCGAACCGAGCCCGCCGCCGCCAGACCCAAACTTTCCATGATCTCCGCACGACTCCGCGCCAACGAGGAACGCAAGCGAGTTATTGAAATTTGCTCGCAGAAATTGGAAAATATCGAGGATCCTGCACGAGATCTCAGACGCTCTGTGTGCATAAATAACACATATTGCCGTCTTAGTGAAGAAGCTCGTAAAGAAAAGGAAGCTAGAAGACGACGAGCGAGAGAAGAATGCGATGACTCATGGATAGGAAAAAAGGCTCGACGTGCCGTCGAGGATGAATGTCTCGCGCTTCTAGACGCAATACCTGAACTAGGCGATGCGAACCTTGGCTGCGCACAATTAGCACGGCAGATGCAAGATGGTTCGCGACAAGACGCCCTTTTGCCGCCTGGACTTCTAACAGTGCTCGACTCATGA
- the LOC125068608 gene encoding uncharacterized protein LOC125068608 isoform X2: protein MTPQEERESSRGAEIADAFEDDMFGPSRTEPAAARPKLSMISARLRANEERKRVIEICSQKLENIEDPARDLRRSVCINNTYCRLSEEARKEKEARRRRAREECDDSWIGKKARRAVEDECLALLDAIPELGDANLGCAQLARQMQDGSRQDALLPPGLLTVLDS, encoded by the coding sequence ATGACACCGCAAGAGGAGCGGGAGAGCTCGCGAGGAGCGGAGATTGCAGACGCTTTTGAGGACGACATGTTCGGTCCGTCGCGAACCGAGCCCGCCGCCGCCAGACCCAAACTTTCCATGATCTCCGCACGACTCCGCGCCAACGAGGAACGCAAGCGAGTTATTGAAATTTGCTCGCAGAAATTGGAAAATATCGAGGATCCTGCACGAGATCTCAGACGCTCTGTGTGCATAAATAACACATATTGCCGTCTTAGTGAAGAAGCTCGTAAAGAAAAGGAAGCTAGAAGACGACGAGCGAGAGAAGAATGCGATGACTCATGGATAGGAAAAAAGGCTCGACGTGCCGTCGAGGATGAATGTCTCGCGCTTCTAGACGCAATACCTGAACTAGGCGATGCGAACCTTGGCTGCGCACAATTAGCACGGCAGATGCAAGATGGTTCGCGACAAGACGCCCTTTTGCCGCCTGGACTTCTAACAGTGCTCGACTCATGA